Proteins encoded in a region of the Rickettsia tillamookensis genome:
- the ompB gene encoding outer membrane protein OmpB, with the protein MAQKPNFLKKLISAGLVTASTATIVAGFAGSAMGAATQQNRTTIGAATTVDGAGFDQTAANANAAVALNAVITANANNAINFNTPAGSFNGLFLDTANNLAVTVSEDTTLGFITNAANNGNFFNLTLGAGKALTITGQGITAAQAAVTKNAQNVVAQFNGGNAIANNDLSGIGTIDFGAAASTLVFNLTNPTTQKAPLILGGDAVIANGANGTLNVTNGFIQVSDKTFATIKTINIGDGQGFIFNTDATAGNALNLQVGGATINFNGTDGTGRLVLLSNNGAATDFNVTGSLGGDLKGIIEFNTTAVAGQLIANAGPANAVIGTNNGAGRAAGFVVSVDNGNAATIAGQVYAKDMVIQSANAGGQVNFGHIVDVGTDGTTAFKTAATTVAITQNSNFGAVDFGNTASQITVPDTKVLTGNFTGDTSNNGNTAGVITFAANGTLASGNADANVAVTNKITAIEAAGVGVVQLSGTHNAELRLGNAGSVFKLADGTVINGKVNQTVLVGNAALAAGAIQLDGSATITGDIGNGGGNAALQGITLANDASKTLTLGGANIIGANAGGTIDFQANGGTIKLTSTQNNILVDFDLAITTDKTGVVDASSLTNNQTLTISGNIGTIAANNKTLGQFNIGSSKTALNSGDVAINELVIGNNGSVQLAHNTYLITKTTNSANQGKIIFNPIVNDNTTLADGTNLGSAANPLAEINFGAPAGAAAVDTTLNVGKGVNLYATNITTATPNVGTFSFTAGGTNIVSGIVGGQQGNKFNTVELNNGTTAQFLGNAIFDGETTIEAASTLQIGGNYTADFIESADNTGIVEFVNADPIIVTLNKQVVDVNDLKQLTVSGPGNIVINQIGNGAGNAVVTDTISFENASLGASLFLPSGIAFDGLTITSKVGNKTATGFTAPAVFVSGIDSTIADGQAIGDQDNIVGLVLGSDNGIIVNATTLYAGIGTTKDTQGTVTLSGGIPNTPGTIYCLGAGNGTPKLKQVTVTTNYKNLGDTTVANLIVNDGLTYEAGGVGGADFDGKITLGSANGGSNVIFAVGTDSTATSTVVTVKANDGNVTYLGSATVGNIGSSETLVASVQFTGPTGSLEKLLGNIYSTATNFGSTNLIVVSPNVALGGGTTAINGNINLVTNTLTFASGTSTWGSNTSLSTTLTVSNGNIGHIVIAENAQVNATTTGTTTINVQDNANANFSGTQTYTLIQGGARFNGTLGGPNFAVTGSNRFVDYGLIRAANQDYVITRTNDAAKVVTNDIANSPFAGVPGVGQNVTTFVNSTNTAAYNNLLLAKNSADSANFVGAITTDTSAAVTNAQLDVAKDIQAQLGNRLGALRYLGTPETAEMAGAEGGLMSTPQGPVSSGDEAVDNVAYGIWAKPFYTDAHQSKKGGLAGYKAKTTGVVIGLDTLANDNLMIGAAIGITKTDIKHQDYKKGDKTDINGFSFSLYGAQQLVENFFAQGSAIFSLNQVKNKSQRYFFDANGTMNKQIAAGNYDNMTFGGNLMVGYDYNAMQGVLVTPMAGLSYLKSSDENYKETGTTVANKQVNSKFSDRTDLIVGAKVAGGTMNITDLAVYPEAHAFVVHKVNGRLSKTQSQLDGQVTPFISQPDRTAKTSYNLGLSASIRPDAKMEYGIGYDAQIASKYTAHQGTLKVRVNF; encoded by the coding sequence ATGGCTCAAAAACCAAATTTTCTAAAAAAATTAATTTCCGCAGGATTGGTAACAGCGTCTACTGCTACCATAGTAGCAGGCTTCGCAGGCTCAGCTATGGGTGCTGCTACACAGCAGAATAGAACGACAATTGGAGCTGCTACAACTGTTGACGGTGCGGGATTTGACCAAACTGCCGCTAATGCAAACGCTGCGGTTGCTCTAAATGCAGTTATTACGGCTAATGCTAATAACGCTATTAATTTTAATACTCCAGCAGGTAGTTTTAACGGTTTGTTTTTAGATACTGCAAACAATTTAGCAGTGACAGTTAGTGAAGATACTACTTTAGGATTTATCACTAATGCTGCTAATAACGGTAACTTCTTTAATCTTACTCTTGGTGCCGGTAAAGCTCTTACCATAACAGGACAAGGTATTACTGCTGCACAAGCTGCTGTTACAAAAAATGCTCAAAATGTTGTTGCACAATTTAATGGTGGTAATGCTATTGCCAATAATGATCTTAGTGGTATAGGAACAATAGATTTTGGTGCTGCGGCTTCTACATTAGTATTTAATTTAACAAACCCTACAACTCAAAAAGCTCCTCTTATACTTGGAGGTGATGCTGTAATAGCTAATGGTGCTAACGGTACATTAAATGTTACTAATGGATTTATTCAAGTTTCAGATAAAACTTTTGCTACTATTAAGACAATTAATATCGGTGATGGTCAAGGTTTCATTTTCAATACTGATGCTACTGCCGGTAATGCTTTAAATTTACAAGTAGGTGGTGCTACTATTAATTTTAACGGAACAGACGGCACAGGTAGATTAGTATTATTAAGTAACAACGGTGCTGCTACCGACTTTAACGTTACAGGAAGTTTAGGCGGTGATCTAAAAGGTATTATCGAATTTAACACTACTGCAGTAGCTGGTCAACTTATAGCTAATGCAGGTCCTGCTAATGCAGTAATAGGTACTAATAATGGAGCAGGTAGAGCTGCAGGATTTGTTGTTAGCGTAGATAATGGTAATGCAGCAACAATCGCTGGACAAGTTTATGCTAAAGACATGGTTATACAAAGTGCTAATGCAGGCGGACAAGTAAATTTTGGACACATAGTTGATGTTGGTACAGATGGTACTACTGCATTTAAAACAGCAGCTACTACAGTTGCAATAACCCAGAACTCGAACTTTGGTGCCGTTGATTTCGGTAATACTGCATCACAAATTACAGTTCCTGATACTAAGGTTCTTACAGGTAACTTCACAGGTGATACTAGCAATAACGGTAATACTGCGGGTGTGATAACTTTTGCTGCTAACGGTACTTTAGCAAGCGGTAATGCTGATGCAAATGTTGCGGTAACAAATAAAATTACAGCAATCGAAGCAGCAGGTGTCGGAGTTGTCCAATTATCAGGAACACATAATGCTGAGCTACGTTTAGGAAACGCTGGTTCTGTATTTAAACTTGCTGATGGTACGGTTATAAACGGTAAAGTTAACCAAACTGTTCTTGTCGGTAATGCTGCTCTTGCAGCCGGTGCTATTCAGTTAGATGGAAGTGCTACAATTACCGGTGATATAGGTAACGGTGGTGGTAATGCTGCGTTACAAGGTATTACTTTAGCTAACGATGCTTCAAAAACATTAACACTTGGCGGAGCAAATATTATCGGTGCTAATGCCGGTGGAACGATTGATTTCCAAGCTAATGGTGGTACTATTAAATTAACAAGTACTCAAAATAATATTTTAGTTGATTTTGATTTAGCTATCACTACTGATAAAACAGGTGTTGTTGATGCAAGTAGCCTAACAAATAATCAAACTTTAACTATTAGCGGTAATATTGGTACTATTGCAGCTAATAATAAAACTCTTGGACAATTTAATATCGGCTCAAGTAAAACAGCTTTAAATAGCGGTGATGTTGCTATTAATGAGTTAGTTATTGGAAATAACGGTTCAGTACAACTTGCTCACAATACTTATTTAATAACAAAAACTACAAATTCTGCAAATCAGGGTAAAATAATATTTAATCCTATTGTAAATGATAATACAACTCTTGCAGACGGTACAAATTTAGGTAGTGCTGCAAACCCACTTGCAGAGATTAATTTTGGAGCTCCAGCTGGTGCAGCAGCTGTAGACACAACATTAAATGTCGGTAAAGGTGTTAATTTATATGCTACTAATATTACTACTGCTACTCCTAACGTTGGTACGTTCAGCTTTACTGCCGGTGGAACAAATATAGTAAGCGGTATAGTCGGTGGACAGCAAGGTAATAAGTTTAATACTGTAGAATTAAATAATGGTACTACGGCTCAGTTCTTAGGTAATGCAATATTTGACGGTGAAACTACAATTGAAGCTGCTTCAACCTTGCAAATTGGCGGTAACTATACTGCAGACTTTATCGAATCTGCTGATAATACTGGTATAGTAGAATTCGTTAACGCTGATCCTATTATCGTAACATTAAACAAACAAGTTGTAGATGTCAATGATTTAAAACAACTCACAGTTTCCGGTCCCGGTAACATAGTAATTAATCAAATCGGTAATGGAGCTGGGAATGCTGTTGTAACCGATACAATTTCTTTTGAAAATGCAAGTTTAGGTGCAAGTTTATTCTTACCTAGCGGTATCGCATTTGACGGCTTAACAATTACAAGTAAGGTTGGTAATAAAACAGCTACAGGTTTTACTGCTCCTGCTGTATTCGTATCTGGTATTGATAGTACAATCGCTGACGGTCAAGCAATCGGTGATCAGGATAATATCGTAGGTCTTGTTCTTGGAAGTGATAACGGCATAATCGTTAATGCTACTACATTATATGCAGGTATCGGTACTACAAAAGACACTCAAGGTACTGTAACACTTAGCGGCGGTATTCCTAATACTCCAGGTACAATTTACTGTTTAGGTGCTGGTAATGGTACACCAAAGTTAAAGCAAGTAACAGTAACTACAAACTATAAAAACTTAGGTGATACTACTGTAGCTAATTTAATAGTTAATGATGGTTTAACCTATGAAGCAGGCGGTGTAGGTGGAGCAGATTTCGACGGTAAAATTACTCTTGGAAGTGCTAACGGTGGCTCTAATGTAATTTTTGCTGTTGGAACAGACTCTACTGCTACAAGTACAGTTGTTACCGTTAAAGCTAATGATGGTAATGTAACTTACTTAGGTAGTGCAACTGTTGGCAACATAGGTAGCTCTGAGACTCTTGTAGCTTCCGTACAATTTACAGGTCCTACCGGTTCATTAGAAAAATTACTAGGAAATATATATTCTACGGCAACCAATTTTGGTAGTACTAACTTAATTGTTGTATCACCAAATGTAGCTTTAGGCGGCGGTACTACTGCTATTAACGGTAATATCAATCTTGTTACAAACACTTTAACATTTGCAAGTGGTACTTCAACATGGGGAAGCAATACTTCTCTTAGCACAACGTTAACGGTATCAAACGGCAATATAGGTCACATCGTTATTGCGGAAAATGCTCAAGTTAATGCAACAACTACAGGAACCACAACCATTAACGTACAAGATAATGCCAATGCAAATTTCAGCGGTACACAAACTTATACTTTAATCCAAGGTGGTGCTAGATTTAACGGTACTTTAGGAGGTCCTAACTTTGCTGTAACCGGAAGTAATCGTTTCGTAGATTACGGTTTAATACGTGCTGCTAACCAAGATTATGTAATAACACGTACTAACGATGCAGCAAAAGTAGTTACTAATGATATCGCAAATAGCCCATTTGCAGGTGTACCGGGTGTAGGCCAGAACGTTACGACATTCGTAAATTCAACTAATACTGCGGCGTATAATAATCTTCTTTTAGCTAAAAATAGTGCTGATTCTGCTAACTTTGTTGGAGCTATTACTACCGATACAAGTGCAGCCGTAACTAATGCACAATTAGATGTAGCAAAAGACATCCAAGCTCAACTTGGGAACAGATTAGGGGCTCTTAGATATTTAGGTACTCCTGAAACTGCTGAAATGGCAGGAGCTGAAGGGGGGTTAATGTCTACTCCGCAAGGTCCGGTCTCTTCAGGTGACGAAGCTGTTGACAATGTAGCTTACGGTATATGGGCAAAACCTTTCTATACTGATGCACATCAAAGTAAGAAAGGCGGTTTAGCTGGTTATAAAGCTAAAACCACTGGTGTTGTAATCGGTTTAGATACGCTAGCTAACGATAACTTAATGATCGGTGCTGCTATCGGTATTACTAAAACTGATATAAAACACCAGGATTATAAGAAAGGTGATAAAACCGACATTAACGGTTTCTCATTCTCTCTATATGGTGCCCAGCAGCTTGTTGAGAACTTCTTTGCTCAAGGTAGTGCAATATTTAGCTTAAACCAAGTGAAGAACAAAAGTCAGCGTTACTTCTTCGATGCTAACGGTACTATGAATAAGCAAATTGCTGCCGGTAATTACGATAACATGACATTCGGTGGTAACTTAATGGTCGGTTATGATTACAACGCAATGCAAGGTGTATTAGTAACTCCAATGGCAGGACTTAGCTACTTAAAGTCTTCTGACGAAAACTACAAAGAAACCGGTACAACAGTTGCAAACAAGCAAGTTAACAGCAAGTTTAGCGATAGAACCGATTTAATAGTAGGTGCTAAAGTAGCCGGTGGTACTATGAATATAACTGATCTTGCGGTATATCCAGAAGCTCATGCTTTTGTAGTTCACAAAGTAAATGGTAGATTATCTAAAACTCAGTCTCAGTTAGATGGACAAGTTACTCCGTTCATCAGCCAGCCTGACAGAACTGCTAAAACATCTTATAATTTAGGTTTAAGTGCAAGCATAAGACCTGATGCTAAGATGGAATACGGAATCGGTTACGATGCTCAGATTGCAAGTAAATATACTGCACATCAAGGTACTCTAAAAGTCCGTGTAAACTTCTAA
- a CDS encoding ATP-binding protein, with protein sequence MKKYILGIIMLLISGSIFAQSQISNLVVPVSYFINHISQLEKLKENLNKYKQSSVVGISGMGKTQLARMYAYENKENYNIIWFIDCNLNIEQQLLKLSKAINTEVKSPVISEDMAVMRKDLIAYLASKDKWLLVFDNLKIGENKKIEDFINWEYNGNIIVCSQDDELLSNIIKANAFTKPETALLAKNILENKNPELINFLTQEFGGYPILVVQGAQILNQVQGLNLEEYKKKIKASKDKIELNIKLVSNELKPSAKRLLDGIALLNNQSFSKELLNSITEDKNSLDDDIYQLSKFALISNIEPNEVNPIFEMHDVIDEKILQINGDKGNKEYLELSVTNLLNSIPKSLVKGRIFRNAKTISDNIEIMTKNAEKYDISIYKILELKLNLLIQYANSSDLYNSKKLVNWFDKNDQKGKFKLWTMNNEEKFAYAAYLGRIGWYYRTWSDPKKAIEYDTKTKQVFEEVKGYDSIKCNVVFGSAISNIQLGNLEEAEKNIQIMEAMFDQNLVDQTDIATIYYAKAKLFNIQGKNYEALRRIDDTINACIENGMKPQDLFLTGSYLIKVDVLNNLKKYQEAFSLLEQVYDMNKSNKKEENQVFGRIFTQKSRAKLGLGDVTEALEYAKKAKAIFFNDTTRPNKEIIISPDIDLAKTFVAEGDALVLLNQNEEAVDAYATAENIYWNNYKENMKNVYEISNMYFVAAKASCTLPKKFWYEKFRNNQIEKFGADHPNSIKILNLKCDGSN encoded by the coding sequence ATGAAAAAATATATATTAGGGATTATTATGCTTCTAATAAGCGGAAGTATATTTGCTCAAAGTCAAATATCAAATTTAGTGGTACCGGTTAGTTATTTCATAAACCATATATCGCAATTGGAAAAACTAAAAGAAAATCTTAATAAATATAAGCAATCGAGTGTAGTAGGTATAAGCGGTATGGGTAAAACTCAGCTTGCTAGGATGTACGCTTATGAAAATAAAGAAAACTATAACATAATTTGGTTTATTGATTGTAATCTAAATATAGAGCAGCAATTACTCAAATTATCTAAAGCTATTAATACCGAGGTAAAATCACCGGTGATTTCAGAAGATATGGCAGTGATGAGGAAAGATTTAATAGCTTATCTAGCAAGTAAAGATAAATGGTTGTTGGTGTTTGATAATTTAAAAATAGGTGAGAATAAGAAAATAGAAGATTTTATTAATTGGGAATATAACGGTAATATTATAGTTTGTTCTCAAGATGATGAATTATTATCTAATATAATCAAAGCAAATGCTTTCACTAAGCCGGAAACTGCATTACTTGCAAAAAATATATTGGAAAATAAAAATCCGGAATTAATAAATTTTTTGACTCAAGAATTTGGAGGATATCCGATTCTCGTAGTTCAAGGAGCACAAATATTAAATCAAGTACAAGGTTTGAACTTAGAGGAATATAAGAAAAAGATAAAAGCCTCTAAGGATAAAATTGAGCTAAATATAAAACTTGTTAGCAATGAATTAAAGCCTAGTGCTAAAAGATTACTAGATGGGATAGCACTGCTTAATAATCAAAGTTTTTCAAAAGAATTATTAAATTCTATTACTGAAGATAAGAACAGTCTAGATGATGATATTTATCAGCTTTCTAAATTTGCTTTGATCTCTAATATTGAACCTAATGAAGTTAATCCGATATTTGAAATGCATGATGTTATAGATGAAAAAATATTACAAATAAATGGAGATAAAGGAAATAAAGAATATCTTGAACTTAGTGTTACTAATCTTTTAAATTCTATACCTAAAAGTTTAGTAAAGGGGCGTATTTTTAGAAATGCTAAAACTATATCGGATAATATTGAGATAATGACAAAAAATGCAGAAAAATACGATATATCAATATATAAAATTTTAGAGTTAAAATTAAATTTATTAATACAATATGCTAATTCTTCCGATTTATATAACTCAAAAAAATTAGTAAATTGGTTTGATAAAAACGATCAAAAAGGTAAATTTAAATTATGGACAATGAATAATGAAGAAAAATTTGCTTATGCTGCATATTTAGGACGCATAGGGTGGTATTATAGAACTTGGTCGGATCCTAAAAAAGCAATTGAATATGATACGAAAACTAAGCAGGTATTTGAGGAAGTAAAAGGATATGATTCCATAAAATGTAATGTAGTTTTCGGTTCGGCTATATCCAATATTCAGCTAGGAAATCTAGAGGAAGCAGAAAAAAATATCCAAATTATGGAAGCTATGTTCGATCAAAATCTAGTAGATCAAACTGATATAGCAACTATATATTATGCAAAAGCTAAATTATTTAATATCCAGGGTAAAAATTATGAAGCATTAAGAAGAATTGATGATACTATAAATGCTTGTATTGAAAACGGCATGAAACCTCAAGATTTATTTCTTACCGGTTCATATCTAATTAAAGTAGATGTATTAAATAATCTTAAGAAATATCAGGAAGCTTTTTCTTTATTAGAACAAGTATATGATATGAATAAATCGAATAAAAAAGAGGAAAATCAAGTATTTGGACGAATTTTTACCCAAAAATCAAGAGCAAAGCTAGGACTTGGTGATGTTACCGAAGCTCTAGAATATGCCAAAAAAGCTAAAGCAATTTTCTTTAATGATACAACTAGACCTAATAAAGAGATTATTATATCACCGGATATAGATTTGGCAAAAACGTTTGTTGCTGAAGGGGATGCACTAGTATTACTTAATCAAAATGAGGAGGCGGTAGATGCTTATGCTACTGCTGAAAATATATATTGGAATAACTATAAAGAAAATATGAAAAATGTGTATGAAATAAGTAATATGTATTTTGTAGCCGCTAAAGCTAGCTGTACTTTACCTAAGAAATTTTGGTATGAAAAATTCCGTAATAATCAGATAGAAAAATTTGGAGCTGATCATCCGAATAGTATAAAAATTTTAAACCTTAAATGTGATGGTTCAAATTAG
- a CDS encoding HlyC/CorC family transporter, with the protein MTTILVIVIIIMIALSALFAATETAITASSPGKIHKLKIAGNKRAKTVLEVLKKKEKVIGTLLIGNSLINTVCTTIATTLFISFLGDNGPLVASGVMAFIIIVFAEVVPKAIAVAKPEQLALKMASTIVIFLKLFKPINIALDYITKIFCFIFRINLNPQISGTEEVRGVIEHYHQEGGVYKSDRNMLGGILDIRNMTVSEIMTHRSSIIALNIDLPHEVIIKTLLSGAHTRIPLWQDNRDNIIGILNLKDLLKALYENNNDAKKVDINKLLTPPWFIPENALVVDQLHAFRERNNHFACVVDEYGDLQGIITLEDVIEEIVGPITDEHDRLNNEIIKKSNTEFIIKGTTTIRDINRELDWNLSDEDANTIAGLIIHKIARIPNQGEVIEIFNFKIIILKKIANKIDSVKITVLPTTEETISSE; encoded by the coding sequence ATGACTACCATACTTGTGATCGTTATTATAATAATGATTGCCTTATCTGCTTTATTTGCTGCTACCGAAACTGCTATTACCGCCTCCTCGCCGGGGAAGATTCATAAGCTTAAAATCGCCGGTAATAAGCGTGCTAAAACAGTTTTAGAGGTTCTTAAGAAAAAAGAAAAGGTCATAGGAACTTTACTAATAGGTAATAGTTTAATCAATACTGTTTGTACCACTATTGCTACTACTCTCTTTATTAGCTTTCTCGGAGATAACGGACCGTTAGTTGCTTCCGGCGTTATGGCTTTTATAATTATTGTTTTTGCCGAAGTAGTACCGAAAGCAATAGCCGTTGCTAAGCCTGAACAATTAGCATTAAAAATGGCTTCAACTATCGTAATATTTTTAAAGCTTTTCAAACCTATTAATATTGCTCTTGATTATATTACAAAAATATTTTGCTTCATATTTCGTATTAATTTAAATCCTCAAATATCAGGAACGGAAGAAGTAAGAGGCGTGATTGAGCATTACCACCAAGAAGGCGGAGTTTATAAATCCGATCGTAATATGCTCGGCGGGATATTAGATATACGTAATATGACGGTATCGGAAATTATGACTCACAGAAGTAGTATTATAGCCCTTAATATCGACCTACCTCATGAAGTGATAATTAAAACTTTATTATCGGGTGCTCATACACGTATACCTTTATGGCAAGATAATAGAGATAATATAATAGGGATTCTCAATCTAAAAGATTTACTTAAAGCATTATACGAAAATAATAATGATGCAAAAAAAGTTGATATTAATAAACTTCTAACTCCACCTTGGTTTATCCCTGAGAACGCACTTGTAGTAGACCAGCTACACGCATTTAGAGAACGTAACAATCATTTTGCTTGTGTTGTAGATGAATATGGTGATTTACAGGGAATTATTACTCTTGAAGATGTTATAGAAGAAATCGTAGGACCTATTACCGATGAACATGATAGACTTAATAATGAAATTATTAAGAAGTCTAATACCGAGTTCATTATAAAAGGAACTACGACTATTAGAGATATTAACCGAGAACTTGATTGGAATTTATCGGATGAGGATGCAAACACTATAGCAGGATTAATAATCCATAAAATTGCTAGAATTCCAAATCAAGGAGAGGTAATCGAAATATTTAACTTTAAAATAATAATTTTAAAGAAAATTGCCAATAAGATTGACAGTGTAAAAATTACTGTATTACCTACTACCGAGGAAACAATAAGCAGTGAGTGA
- a CDS encoding heme lyase CcmF/NrfE family subunit, translating into MSEIGNFLLLTTMCLSGMSILLSFPRRREASITYKKLTSLTIVKLFFLDSRFRGNDIYFYTAALCSILAFFALVYAFIISDFSLQNVFLNSSTLKPLIYKIAGSWSSHEGSMLLWFCLLQIVSCCYIFLLEDNRLKFLSIIILSAIQLFFSSFIYFTSNPFNVFSFVPKEGLGLNPMLQDIALSIHPPLLYLGYVSYVVPFTIVCTKLVSSRGLSTGSSIKRDKSSFLYFLLLDPVDKPRDDTLHLLKTFSNIGILFTTIGISLGSWWAYRELGWGGFWFFDPVENISLFPWLSGIMLHHSIIVTTKTNRIVPLHNWTIILSIVTFLLVIFSTFLVRSGFITSIHSFAFSPERGIYLLGIFLILSIGSIGLYTTTSLRGGALASTKQSQETSRDCCSHFRGFAMTNCGNGIFLGNISFLLSLIVLIAATLYPPIYSLFDDKPIIINETFFINNFIIFVIPILCTIGLFTTRSSIKKHIIILILSLIITYLISLKLTFSVISILTIIASIFLMLHNVHYLLIKTNYFRNRLKASAASMILGHFGFALIAFSITLNSLLQSEMDFTGRVGTSKTFNEFKVTLQNIKFAQGKNYYRQIAEFWLEDNSRNITILKPENRLYIVEKSLSQESDIYSYLLYDLYAVLSNIDGDIIHAKIYYKPMMSFIWLGIILTAFGFFIALIRKNSS; encoded by the coding sequence GTGAGTGAAATCGGTAATTTTTTACTGCTAACAACGATGTGCTTAAGCGGGATGTCGATACTATTGTCATTCCCGCGTAGGCGGGAAGCCAGTATAACATATAAAAAATTAACTTCTTTAACAATAGTAAAATTATTTTTTCTAGATTCTCGCTTTCGCGGGAATGACATTTATTTCTACACAGCCGCTTTATGTTCTATACTTGCCTTTTTTGCCCTAGTCTATGCTTTTATTATTTCTGACTTTTCACTACAAAATGTTTTCTTAAATTCCAGTACTTTAAAACCTTTAATATATAAAATAGCCGGTAGTTGGTCGAGCCACGAAGGCTCAATGTTATTATGGTTTTGTTTATTACAAATCGTTAGTTGCTGTTATATATTTTTACTTGAAGATAACCGTCTTAAATTTTTATCTATTATTATTCTATCAGCCATACAACTATTTTTTAGCAGCTTTATTTATTTTACCTCCAACCCTTTTAATGTATTTTCTTTTGTACCTAAAGAGGGACTTGGCTTAAACCCTATGCTACAAGATATTGCTTTAAGCATCCATCCACCTCTGCTTTATTTAGGCTATGTCAGCTATGTAGTGCCTTTTACTATTGTTTGTACGAAGTTGGTATCATCCCGTGGCTTGTCCACGGGATCCAGCATAAAGCGAGATAAATCGAGCTTTTTGTATTTTTTATTACTAGATCCCGTGGACAAGCCACGGGATGACACGTTGCATCTCCTCAAAACATTTTCAAATATCGGTATTTTATTTACGACCATCGGAATTAGCCTAGGTTCTTGGTGGGCCTATAGAGAACTCGGCTGGGGTGGATTTTGGTTTTTCGATCCGGTAGAGAATATTTCACTATTTCCTTGGTTATCCGGAATTATGCTACATCATTCTATAATAGTTACTACCAAAACAAACCGTATAGTCCCCTTGCATAACTGGACGATAATCTTATCAATTGTTACTTTTTTGCTCGTAATATTTAGCACTTTTTTAGTACGATCAGGTTTTATTACCTCAATTCACTCTTTTGCATTCTCACCTGAGAGAGGAATATACTTACTTGGGATATTTTTGATTTTGAGTATTGGAAGTATAGGGTTGTATACTACAACGTCATTGCGAGGAGGTGCATTAGCATCGACGAAGCAATCTCAGGAAACTAGCCGAGATTGCTGCAGCCACTTTCGTGGCTTCGCAATGACGAATTGTGGAAACGGGATATTCTTAGGCAATATATCCTTCCTCCTTAGCCTTATCGTACTAATAGCCGCCACGCTTTATCCACCAATTTACTCTTTATTTGACGATAAACCAATTATTATTAATGAGACATTCTTCATTAATAATTTCATTATATTCGTTATCCCTATTCTTTGTACTATAGGATTATTTACTACCAGAAGCTCTATTAAAAAACATATTATAATTCTAATATTATCTCTAATAATTACTTATTTAATATCATTAAAATTAACATTTAGTGTTATATCGATTTTAACTATAATCGCATCCATATTTTTGATGCTTCATAATGTTCATTATCTTTTGATTAAAACTAATTATTTTAGAAACAGACTTAAAGCAAGTGCTGCTAGCATGATACTTGGGCATTTTGGTTTTGCACTAATTGCTTTTAGTATTACCCTGAACTCATTATTGCAAAGCGAAATGGATTTTACCGGCAGAGTAGGAACAAGTAAAACATTTAACGAATTTAAAGTAACATTGCAAAATATTAAGTTTGCTCAAGGTAAAAATTATTATAGACAAATCGCTGAATTTTGGCTTGAGGATAATAGCCGTAATATAACTATATTAAAGCCGGAAAATAGGCTTTATATAGTTGAGAAGAGCTTATCGCAAGAAAGTGATATATATTCTTACTTATTATATGATCTTTATGCAGTTTTAAGTAATATAGACGGCGATATAATTCATGCTAAAATATATTATAAGCCAATGATGAGCTTTATTTGGCTTGGAATTATTCTTACCGCTTTCGGCTTTTTTATTGCACTAATCAGAAAAAATTCTAGCTAA